The region attaaataaaaatctttATTTTTCTTGAAGTATTACCAAAAATCACCATTGTTTTCCTTATTGAGATAGAAATTAATatgataaaaaacaaaaaaaattacccaAAATAAGCCTTAAAACTATTAATTTTGATTGCCTATTTAGTCTATTTTTCTTTTAGGAAATATCTAGTCACAtgcaaataatatttaattatttattactaaataataaatatttttttaaagataaaataaaataagtggGGCCCACTCAAAATGTTTTCTCTATCCTATGAGTTTCCTTTTTCTTCCACTATGGTTTAGTTACCATTTCTATACTCAAAGCTTTCCCGCCGGCTAAAACGCACGTGCTTAATATCATTCACTTATATAAACCCCAACACCCACTCAATCCAAATTCAAATCAAACCCTAACCCCAATCCTCTCATGGCCGTCGTCCGGGAACGTCGTCAGCTCAATCTCCGCCTTCCTCTGCCGGAAATCTCCGACCGCCGCCCTCGCTTCCCTCTCCCGCTCCCTCCCGCCGCCGAAAGCAACCGCTCTTCCTCTTCCTCTAACGCCTCAGCCGCCGACCTCGAGAAGATTCAAGTTCTCGGCCGCGGTAACGGCGGAACCGTCTACAAAGTCCGCCACAAGAAGACCTCTGCAATTTACGCTCTCAAGATCATTCATGGCGATTCTGACTCCAACGTCCGCCGCCAGCTCTTCCGCGAGATGGAGATTCTCCGCCGCACGGACTCGCCTCACGTCGTCCGATGCCACGAgatcttcgagaaaccctccGGCGACTTCGGGATACTCATGGAGTATATGGATTCCGGAACCCTCGAGAGCGTTGCGAAATCCGAAGGGACTTTCTCGGAATCCAAACTGGCTGACGTGGCGAGGAAAGTCCTCGACGGTCTCAACTACCTCCACTCCCACAAGATCATCCATCGCGACATCAAACCAGCGAATCTCCTCGTGAATTCGAAGATGGAGGTGAAGATCGCCGATTTCGGAGTCAGCAAAATCATGTGCCGGACCTTAGATGCCTGCAACTCCTACGTCGGAACCTGCGCGTACATGAGTCCTGAGCGGTTCGACCCGGAGACTTACGGCGGAAACTACGACGGCTACGCCGGAGATATCTGGAGCTTGGGTCTGACTCTAATGGAGCTCTATATGGGTCACTTCCCTCTTCTACCGGCGGGTCAAAGACCCGATTGGGCGACCCTGATGTGCGCTATCTGCTTCGGCGAGCCACCAGCTCTGCCGGAAGGTGTCTCCGACGAGTTCAGGAGCTTCGTTGAGTGTTGTCTTCAGAAGGAGTCAAGCAAGAGGTGGTCGGCTGCTAAGTTGTTGGGTCACCCGTTTATCTGTAAAGATCCGAGACCCGAATGCTAGATCCGACCCGAATTACCTTTCGGATCCGAGATCAGAGAATATAGCTTTTTTGTATATACTCATCGGATGCAGGAGATCCTAGACAGTTGATTTTGAACGGTTAATAGTTTTGTGTTGAGAATCTTTTGAGATTAGGCATCGGAACATTGTACATTTTAGTGGGACATAACCTTAGCTAGGATTAATTGATTCAATGAAACATTTTTCTAttattaatatcattatttctatttttaatatcattatttctttgatttatttattttccaaAATTAGggtattaataattaaaataatatataagtttaattattatattttattttatttaaaaattataatgatTTCATGGTCTACTAAATGTATCAAACATGTGTCGATTATCTACCAAATATATAGAATTTAAGATAAGTGAAAATGtcttattctttataatatataGAAAAAATGGTTAAATAGTCTTTTGATGGGTGGTGTAAACTTATAATTTTTTACCTAAATAAATAGTATTTgtctatatgtagtgaaacactattcatcaagctataaatattttattatttttttataaacttttatatatatgtataagtgtgatactattatatatatagaatttAAGA is a window of Humulus lupulus chromosome 4, drHumLupu1.1, whole genome shotgun sequence DNA encoding:
- the LOC133831716 gene encoding mitogen-activated protein kinase kinase 9-like: MAVVRERRQLNLRLPLPEISDRRPRFPLPLPPAAESNRSSSSSNASAADLEKIQVLGRGNGGTVYKVRHKKTSAIYALKIIHGDSDSNVRRQLFREMEILRRTDSPHVVRCHEIFEKPSGDFGILMEYMDSGTLESVAKSEGTFSESKLADVARKVLDGLNYLHSHKIIHRDIKPANLLVNSKMEVKIADFGVSKIMCRTLDACNSYVGTCAYMSPERFDPETYGGNYDGYAGDIWSLGLTLMELYMGHFPLLPAGQRPDWATLMCAICFGEPPALPEGVSDEFRSFVECCLQKESSKRWSAAKLLGHPFICKDPRPEC